A genomic segment from Polyangium mundeleinium encodes:
- a CDS encoding HEAT repeat domain-containing protein has product MAKIERKKTAAVAATLAAVSILGITFGLRREAASGAPAKETEAARAASVAPQCRLSPGETAAFTLASTVRDVRGDEEDHFRATLSVEAVEQLSATRYRLRAALGDVSHSQELTLPEERVKGSLTDTFFVDMDASCRFVGFGFARDWDARRRQFVQALLLTHEFELPVTLGTRRWSASQSDGMGPFEANYEDVSEATGAALRMKRRKATYDGKAHADALGLSVVVVASEATASFDLDHPQWLASTSGLEHVQILVHGQVQADLLQRFRMRRDDARFVAVRALAPGDADFRDAFALEVARGPHVDDRMAKLSYEEALQAFLAHFRGPGDPSYAAARELAAWLAAHPEGAQRLVAALRAGDIHDAARPALFLGLELSGTEAARGALSDVLVDRRLRAVDRARAASALSGLGAPTRDTAELLLAQAQDDRDDMVANVSLLGLGGMARRSGDDDELKSYLHASLDQELSAAADEGKARLVLDAMGNSGDPAFADELDAQLGAESASTRQHAAEALGRLDPVEAGPRLLDRLREETDPAVRTTIVRALRGSPTADAVVLMADKLAASTSIPERAAIITWLGAASRTRPEARGHLVAQFHRETSARLMQLIGTFVPAAALR; this is encoded by the coding sequence ATGGCGAAGATCGAACGCAAAAAGACGGCGGCCGTCGCGGCGACGCTCGCCGCCGTTTCGATCCTCGGGATCACGTTCGGCCTGCGGCGAGAGGCGGCTTCGGGCGCGCCTGCCAAAGAGACGGAGGCCGCGCGCGCGGCCTCGGTCGCCCCGCAGTGTCGGCTTTCGCCCGGCGAGACGGCGGCGTTCACGCTCGCGTCCACGGTCCGCGACGTGCGCGGCGACGAAGAGGACCACTTCCGCGCGACGCTGAGCGTGGAGGCCGTCGAGCAGCTCTCGGCGACGCGTTATCGGCTCCGCGCCGCCCTCGGCGACGTCTCTCACTCCCAGGAGCTGACGCTGCCGGAGGAGCGCGTGAAGGGATCCCTCACGGATACCTTCTTCGTCGACATGGACGCCTCGTGTCGTTTCGTCGGCTTCGGCTTCGCGCGTGACTGGGACGCTCGCCGCCGGCAGTTCGTGCAAGCGTTGCTGCTGACCCACGAGTTCGAGCTGCCCGTGACGCTCGGAACGCGGCGCTGGAGCGCGTCTCAGTCGGATGGGATGGGCCCCTTCGAGGCGAACTACGAGGACGTGTCCGAGGCGACGGGCGCGGCGCTGCGCATGAAGCGGCGCAAGGCCACGTACGATGGGAAAGCGCACGCCGACGCCCTGGGCCTGTCGGTCGTGGTGGTCGCCTCGGAGGCCACCGCGAGCTTCGACCTCGACCATCCGCAGTGGCTCGCGTCGACATCCGGCCTCGAACACGTCCAGATCCTCGTGCATGGCCAGGTGCAGGCGGACCTGCTCCAGCGCTTCCGCATGAGGCGCGACGACGCGCGCTTCGTCGCGGTGCGCGCCCTCGCGCCGGGCGACGCCGACTTCCGCGACGCCTTCGCCCTGGAGGTCGCACGCGGCCCGCACGTCGATGACCGGATGGCGAAGCTGTCCTACGAGGAGGCGCTCCAGGCGTTCCTCGCGCACTTCCGCGGGCCCGGGGACCCGAGCTACGCGGCCGCGCGTGAGCTCGCGGCATGGCTCGCGGCGCACCCCGAGGGAGCGCAACGCCTGGTCGCCGCGCTGCGGGCGGGCGACATCCACGACGCGGCCCGGCCCGCGCTGTTCCTCGGGCTCGAACTCTCGGGCACCGAGGCCGCGCGGGGAGCCCTCTCGGACGTGCTCGTGGACAGGCGCCTGCGCGCCGTCGACCGCGCCCGGGCCGCGTCCGCTCTGTCCGGCCTCGGCGCGCCCACGCGGGATACGGCCGAGCTGCTCCTCGCGCAGGCGCAGGACGACCGCGACGACATGGTCGCGAATGTCAGCTTGCTCGGCCTCGGCGGCATGGCCCGGCGGAGCGGCGACGACGACGAGCTCAAGTCGTACCTCCACGCCTCGCTCGACCAGGAGCTCTCGGCCGCCGCGGACGAGGGCAAGGCGCGGCTCGTCCTCGACGCCATGGGCAACAGCGGCGATCCGGCCTTCGCCGACGAGCTCGACGCGCAGCTCGGCGCGGAGAGCGCATCGACGCGGCAGCACGCGGCCGAAGCGCTGGGACGCCTGGATCCCGTCGAGGCCGGGCCGCGCCTCCTGGATCGTCTCCGCGAGGAGACGGATCCCGCCGTCCGCACTACCATCGTGCGGGCCTTGCGCGGGTCGCCCACGGCCGACGCGGTCGTGCTGATGGCGGACAAGCTCGCGGCGAGCACGTCGATCCCGGAGCGTGCCGCGATCATCACGTGGCTCGGCGCCGCCTCACGTACACGACCCGAGGCACGCGGCCACCTCGTGGCGCAGTTCCACCGGGAGACGAGCGCTCGGCTGATGCAGCTCATCGGCACCTTCGTGCCCGCGGCGGCGCTGCGATGA
- a CDS encoding tetratricopeptide repeat protein produces the protein MGPPSATFRGFDIPRPELLTPFVGRDADLERIRALVGSKRLVTLWGPAGIGKTRLAVEYACREAGESLFVDLSSARSLGTVCETVARALDVILSDGRESDQASIRLGRALAARGPLLLVLDNFERIASLAVETVGRWLVEAPEVRLLVCSRERLRLRGEGILELGPLSLPADAELAASEAGKLFLLKAQAEDDSFELTDENAPRIAELVQKLEGIPLAIELAAVRLPLLGVEGLISRLGKRLDVLAGGFRDAEPRQATLRAALEWSWDLLTEEDQRALVECALFPGAFSLSSAEAVLSAKDVLGRLDSLREKSLLRVLGSGKLGLFECVRELADEHAAEVDPGLRAEARHTEHFLGLASERHEQSPDDPLEAELRDNVVAALKRELDRLEQVPSRERRPTAGLAPERAVRALLAIEPALARRGPADLLLELLERTLHIAPDIPPGLSAPLLAARGRAAQVRGRTDEARARFDQGIELAKASGLSAIQAAIVTDLGVLHHEQRELSQARACYDLAMSLLAGQRDRRAEGRLLANLGALLHDLRQYEAARERYQDALRVLGDAGVVRLQGIVQVNVGVLEQEQGDLSTALAHYEVGLRLLERAGDRRLEAIALGNLGTLQHERSQLASARSYHERALLALRTTGDVRSETLARGRLAMVLAALGDSTASRRLLAEAELAVTSGGDALAAAFVDLAWGAAELSAAEAQEARDPQGGRALLQHVRQRMERAHRASATGGPSPAELSDDVRIGLRILSAALGRLSAEAAEELSADALVIAPNAGRYRPPGGDWEDLHQHPVLRRLLFALVEQRGARPGVGLSLEEIQRAVWPGERIQVDAAANRIYVAVSKLRRRGLRDFLRSQDDGYALDPNLEVQRFDGATPGSDP, from the coding sequence GTGGGACCGCCGAGCGCAACCTTTCGCGGATTCGACATTCCCCGGCCGGAGCTGCTCACCCCGTTCGTCGGGCGTGACGCCGACCTCGAGCGCATCCGCGCGCTGGTTGGCTCGAAGCGCCTGGTCACGTTGTGGGGGCCGGCCGGCATCGGCAAGACGCGCCTGGCGGTCGAGTATGCGTGCCGCGAGGCCGGCGAGTCCTTGTTCGTCGATCTCTCCAGCGCGCGCAGCCTGGGGACGGTGTGCGAGACGGTCGCGAGGGCGCTCGATGTCATCTTGTCCGACGGGCGCGAATCCGACCAGGCCTCCATCCGGCTCGGGCGCGCGCTGGCCGCGCGAGGACCGCTCCTCCTCGTGCTCGACAACTTCGAGCGGATCGCTTCGCTCGCCGTCGAGACCGTAGGCCGGTGGCTCGTGGAGGCGCCGGAGGTCCGGCTCCTCGTGTGCTCCCGCGAGCGGCTCCGGCTCCGCGGCGAGGGGATCCTGGAGCTCGGCCCGCTCAGCCTGCCCGCGGACGCCGAGCTCGCCGCGTCCGAGGCAGGGAAGCTCTTCCTGCTCAAGGCGCAGGCCGAGGACGACTCCTTCGAGCTGACCGACGAGAACGCCCCCCGCATCGCGGAGCTGGTCCAGAAGCTCGAAGGAATCCCGCTGGCCATCGAGCTTGCCGCCGTGCGGCTGCCCCTGCTCGGCGTGGAGGGGTTGATCTCCCGGCTGGGCAAGCGGCTCGACGTCCTGGCCGGCGGGTTCCGAGACGCCGAGCCGCGCCAGGCCACGCTCCGCGCGGCGCTCGAATGGTCCTGGGACCTCCTGACGGAGGAGGACCAGCGCGCGCTGGTCGAGTGCGCGCTTTTTCCAGGGGCCTTCTCGCTGTCCTCGGCGGAGGCGGTGCTGAGCGCCAAGGACGTTCTCGGGCGGCTCGATTCCCTGCGGGAGAAGTCGCTGCTCCGGGTGCTCGGCTCGGGGAAGCTCGGCCTCTTCGAGTGCGTGCGCGAGCTTGCGGACGAGCACGCCGCGGAGGTCGACCCTGGGCTCCGCGCGGAGGCGCGCCACACGGAGCACTTCCTCGGCCTGGCCAGCGAAAGGCACGAGCAGAGCCCGGACGACCCCCTGGAGGCCGAGCTGCGAGACAACGTGGTGGCGGCGCTGAAACGCGAGCTCGACCGGCTGGAACAGGTGCCGAGCCGAGAGCGCAGGCCAACCGCGGGCCTCGCGCCCGAACGCGCCGTCCGGGCGCTGCTCGCGATCGAACCGGCGCTGGCCCGCCGGGGGCCGGCGGACCTCTTGCTCGAGCTGCTGGAGCGGACGCTGCACATCGCGCCCGACATCCCCCCGGGGCTCTCCGCGCCGCTGCTCGCGGCCCGGGGCCGCGCCGCGCAGGTGCGAGGTCGCACGGACGAGGCGCGCGCCCGGTTCGATCAGGGAATCGAGCTGGCGAAGGCCTCCGGCCTGTCCGCCATCCAGGCCGCGATCGTCACGGACCTGGGCGTGCTCCACCACGAGCAGCGGGAGCTCTCCCAGGCGCGCGCCTGTTATGACCTCGCCATGTCGCTCCTGGCCGGCCAGAGGGACCGGCGCGCGGAGGGCCGGCTGCTGGCCAACCTCGGGGCCCTGCTGCACGACCTCCGCCAGTACGAGGCCGCCAGGGAGCGCTACCAGGACGCGCTCCGCGTGCTCGGCGACGCGGGCGTGGTGCGGCTCCAGGGCATCGTGCAGGTCAACGTGGGCGTGCTGGAGCAGGAGCAGGGCGACCTGAGCACCGCGCTCGCGCATTACGAGGTCGGCCTGCGCCTCCTCGAGCGGGCCGGCGATCGGCGCCTGGAGGCGATTGCCCTCGGCAACCTGGGTACGTTGCAGCACGAGCGCAGCCAGCTCGCGTCCGCGCGGAGCTATCATGAACGCGCCCTTCTGGCGCTCCGCACCACCGGGGACGTCCGCTCCGAAACGCTGGCCCGTGGCAGGCTGGCGATGGTGCTCGCGGCGCTCGGGGACAGCACCGCGTCCCGTAGGCTCCTCGCGGAGGCGGAGCTCGCGGTCACGAGCGGTGGAGACGCGCTCGCAGCCGCGTTCGTGGATCTGGCCTGGGGCGCGGCGGAGCTCTCCGCCGCCGAGGCGCAGGAGGCGCGAGATCCGCAAGGCGGAAGGGCGCTCCTCCAGCACGTGAGGCAGCGAATGGAGCGCGCGCATCGCGCATCGGCGACGGGAGGTCCGTCGCCGGCCGAGCTCTCGGACGACGTGCGTATCGGCCTCCGGATCCTGAGCGCCGCGCTGGGTCGCCTGTCCGCCGAGGCCGCCGAGGAGCTGTCCGCCGACGCGCTGGTGATCGCGCCCAACGCGGGCCGCTATCGGCCTCCTGGGGGAGACTGGGAGGATCTGCACCAGCATCCCGTCCTGCGCCGCCTCCTGTTCGCGCTGGTCGAGCAGCGCGGCGCGCGGCCCGGCGTGGGGCTCTCCCTGGAGGAGATCCAGCGGGCGGTCTGGCCGGGCGAGCGCATTCAAGTCGACGCCGCGGCCAACCGCATTTATGTGGCGGTCTCCAAGCTGCGGCGTCGCGGGTTGCGGGACTTCCTGCGGAGCCAGGACGACGGCTACGCCCTGGATCCCAACCTCGAGGTGCAGCGCTTCGACGGCGCGACGCCGGGCAGCGACCCGTGA
- a CDS encoding Uma2 family endonuclease: protein MADAARKRATYEDLLALPPNVKGEILDGVLYTQPKPRFRHVHGAASMQEQLGPPFRRGIGGPGGWWIATEPGIELPDSPEVSPDLAGWRRERMPDPPGDDPITVVPDWVCEIFSPSTRGYDQRVKQPFYAKYGVRWLWFIDPEAHVLLAYRLENGRWASIGTWGNDDRARIEPFDAIELDLSDLWLPVKG from the coding sequence ATGGCCGATGCGGCGCGGAAACGTGCGACGTACGAGGACCTCTTGGCGCTCCCGCCGAACGTGAAGGGGGAGATCCTGGATGGGGTGCTGTACACGCAGCCGAAGCCGCGGTTTCGGCATGTTCACGGGGCGGCGAGCATGCAGGAACAGCTCGGTCCGCCTTTCCGCCGTGGCATCGGCGGTCCCGGTGGCTGGTGGATCGCCACCGAGCCCGGCATTGAGCTGCCCGACTCGCCCGAGGTCTCTCCGGATCTGGCCGGCTGGCGTCGCGAGCGGATGCCCGATCCACCGGGCGACGATCCCATCACCGTCGTGCCCGACTGGGTCTGCGAGATCTTCTCCCCGAGCACGCGTGGCTACGATCAGCGCGTCAAGCAACCGTTTTACGCGAAATACGGCGTTCGATGGTTGTGGTTCATCGATCCCGAAGCGCATGTGCTCCTGGCATATCGCCTGGAAAACGGCCGCTGGGCGAGCATCGGTACGTGGGGGAATGACGACCGCGCGCGGATCGAGCCGTTCGATGCGATCGAGCTCGACCTGTCCGATCTCTGGTTGCCCGTGAAGGGCTGA
- a CDS encoding Uma2 family endonuclease, whose amino-acid sequence MDDLRPNERREVLDGVVYTQPHPWPAYMRTATVLGGHLSCPFDSGWRGPGGWWILVGPGIELPDSPEVVPDLAGWRRERLPRLPEEDLTVTPDWVCEILTPNTRNYDQRIKKPFYAKHGITWLWLVDPEAHVLTAHRLRNGRWHELGAWGDDECPCIEPFDAIELPLSDLWLPSED is encoded by the coding sequence GTGGACGACCTGCGGCCGAACGAGCGACGCGAGGTCCTGGACGGCGTGGTGTATACCCAGCCGCATCCGTGGCCGGCGTACATGCGGACCGCGACGGTCCTCGGTGGGCACCTGAGCTGCCCCTTCGACAGCGGGTGGCGTGGCCCGGGAGGCTGGTGGATCCTCGTCGGCCCTGGCATCGAGCTGCCCGATTCACCGGAGGTCGTGCCGGATCTCGCCGGATGGCGCCGTGAGCGATTGCCCCGTCTGCCGGAGGAGGACCTCACGGTCACCCCCGACTGGGTCTGCGAGATCCTCACGCCGAACACCCGAAACTACGATCAGCGCATCAAGAAGCCGTTTTACGCGAAACACGGCATCACGTGGCTCTGGCTCGTCGACCCCGAGGCCCACGTGCTCACGGCCCATCGCCTACGGAACGGTCGCTGGCACGAGCTCGGCGCGTGGGGCGACGACGAATGCCCGTGCATCGAGCCGTTCGACGCGATCGAGCTCCCGCTCTCCGACCTCTGGCTCCCCTCGGAGGACTGA
- a CDS encoding aldo/keto reductase has product MDRSSLANLSALVRLLDEDAAVRCDAASTLDPRPLPARFALRQAMLGDEDAEVRAAAAQKLGEVRSRRFASAFVEALEDPMPSVRDRAYRALARLESPDVLPHAARAIRKEPVWWVRRSAVRAAAAAGGKDALPLLVASLADPFWRVRHAAVQALVVLGEDDSEVRDAVAQAAANDPTGTVSSAAHYLGAAWAGAAETPAATASPPVFLSEGLADEDPAVVTARLEKVDPAVVPAAALVAWLGDPHAALRALARRRLRERNDPDAFLLALRWLDEPRVPHAAAEVRAVLDRLGSGEDLPLARRVLAADPLSPGALAWAAEVLAVRGSAEDLERVRALAKSGAPELRAAAVTGLLRDQRSLPIVLGALDDPDEEVRAAALAGWEWRPGAPRILAAWAEALLASAPRAVSARERRAVAEAAALLGDDPLLARAATDVDPATRAVALAARAASGDLPPAECARALADEDPWIRVAVLDPDAALAAAVSDTDPWIRRQAMTLVFRHRETLAPDDVRAAALASVLAPDPFLRARAADLFAPADDPLHPEALRALLRLSQDRTPMVRAAAASALEGVVDLEDRLLGLLDPSKPEPDEAVRTSAYTWLLRDGDDRALARLVAALAPGAEGALVKAHLEALTLVLPDEAFSKQPSLVQHRPASPPPAAEPPRKRAPMPARPEGVLLRPLGTTGLFVSPLVVSGAHGLVASSFADARDAGVNAFFWEPRYHELTRFLRSRRAGRDRLVLVAGTYHSGPDALRADVERTLARLRIDWIDVFLLFWVRSPDRLADDDYDALARLRDEGKLRAFGFSTHDRAVAVSALQKHPWPVVMTRHSAAHPGAEAQLLPEALARGTGILTFTATSYGRLLRPASSLGASDRLRRPAPQTPSDDTPETKPPTAPDCYRYSLTQPGVSATLTAPRSHRELLENLTVLARPTLPEDALPALRAHGERIRAETRRFDALVRRAPGGPRDRLRALLEEDTTRPDEALPPEPKM; this is encoded by the coding sequence GTGGACCGCTCTTCCCTCGCAAACCTCTCCGCGCTCGTCCGCCTCCTCGACGAGGACGCCGCGGTTCGGTGCGACGCCGCCTCGACGCTCGACCCGCGCCCGCTTCCCGCTCGCTTCGCCCTCCGCCAGGCCATGCTCGGCGACGAGGACGCCGAGGTCCGCGCCGCAGCCGCGCAGAAGCTCGGCGAAGTGCGCAGCCGTCGTTTTGCGTCCGCCTTCGTCGAGGCACTCGAAGACCCGATGCCCTCCGTGCGCGACCGCGCCTATCGCGCGCTCGCCAGGCTCGAATCCCCCGATGTATTGCCCCACGCGGCCCGCGCCATTCGCAAGGAGCCCGTATGGTGGGTGCGTCGATCCGCGGTGCGCGCCGCAGCCGCGGCCGGAGGCAAGGACGCGCTGCCGCTGCTCGTCGCGTCCCTCGCAGACCCTTTTTGGCGCGTCCGCCACGCCGCCGTGCAGGCGCTCGTGGTGCTCGGCGAGGACGATTCCGAGGTGCGGGACGCCGTCGCCCAAGCCGCCGCGAACGATCCGACCGGGACCGTCTCCTCCGCCGCGCATTACCTCGGCGCTGCGTGGGCCGGCGCCGCCGAGACGCCCGCCGCGACCGCTTCGCCGCCCGTGTTCCTCTCCGAAGGCCTCGCCGACGAGGATCCCGCCGTCGTCACCGCGCGCCTGGAGAAGGTCGATCCCGCGGTCGTGCCCGCCGCCGCCCTCGTCGCCTGGCTCGGCGACCCCCACGCGGCCTTGCGCGCCCTCGCGCGGCGCCGGCTGCGCGAACGGAACGACCCCGACGCCTTCCTCCTCGCCCTGCGATGGCTCGACGAGCCCCGTGTTCCCCACGCCGCCGCCGAGGTGCGCGCCGTGCTCGATCGGCTCGGCAGCGGTGAGGATCTCCCGCTCGCGCGGCGTGTCCTCGCGGCGGATCCGCTGTCCCCCGGCGCGCTCGCCTGGGCCGCGGAGGTGCTCGCGGTGCGGGGGAGCGCGGAGGATCTGGAGCGGGTGCGCGCGCTGGCAAAGAGCGGCGCGCCGGAGCTGCGCGCGGCCGCGGTGACGGGGTTGCTTCGGGATCAGCGCTCGCTCCCGATCGTGCTCGGCGCGCTCGACGATCCGGACGAGGAGGTCCGCGCGGCCGCGCTCGCCGGCTGGGAATGGCGCCCCGGAGCGCCGCGGATCCTTGCGGCGTGGGCCGAGGCCCTCCTCGCGTCCGCCCCCCGCGCCGTCTCCGCGCGCGAACGCCGCGCCGTCGCCGAAGCCGCCGCCCTGCTCGGCGACGACCCCCTCCTCGCCCGCGCCGCGACCGACGTGGACCCCGCGACCCGCGCCGTCGCCCTCGCCGCCCGTGCTGCCTCGGGCGACCTCCCGCCCGCCGAATGCGCCCGCGCCCTCGCCGACGAGGACCCCTGGATTCGCGTGGCTGTCCTCGATCCGGACGCCGCGCTCGCCGCCGCCGTCAGCGACACCGACCCGTGGATCCGCCGCCAGGCGATGACCCTCGTGTTCCGCCATCGGGAAACCCTCGCGCCCGACGACGTCCGCGCCGCGGCCCTCGCCTCTGTGCTCGCGCCCGACCCGTTCCTCCGCGCCCGCGCCGCCGACCTCTTCGCCCCCGCGGACGACCCGCTCCACCCCGAAGCCCTCCGCGCCCTGCTCCGCCTCTCCCAGGACCGCACCCCGATGGTCCGCGCCGCCGCCGCGAGCGCCCTCGAAGGGGTCGTCGACCTGGAAGATCGGCTCCTCGGGCTCCTCGATCCATCAAAACCCGAGCCCGACGAGGCCGTGCGCACCTCGGCCTATACCTGGCTGCTCCGCGACGGCGACGATCGGGCCCTCGCGCGGCTCGTCGCGGCGCTCGCGCCCGGCGCCGAGGGGGCGCTCGTGAAGGCGCACCTCGAAGCCCTGACGCTCGTGCTCCCGGACGAGGCATTTTCCAAGCAGCCCTCCCTCGTCCAGCACCGCCCGGCGTCGCCCCCGCCCGCTGCGGAGCCGCCTCGCAAACGCGCGCCAATGCCCGCGCGGCCCGAAGGCGTTCTCCTCCGCCCCCTCGGGACGACCGGGCTTTTTGTATCACCGCTCGTGGTCTCGGGCGCGCACGGCCTCGTCGCGTCGAGTTTTGCCGATGCGCGTGATGCCGGGGTCAATGCCTTCTTCTGGGAGCCGCGTTATCACGAGCTCACGCGTTTCCTGCGGTCACGCCGGGCCGGACGGGATCGCCTCGTCCTCGTCGCCGGCACCTACCATTCTGGCCCCGACGCCCTCCGCGCCGACGTCGAGCGCACGCTCGCGCGCTTGCGTATCGACTGGATCGACGTCTTCCTCCTTTTTTGGGTCCGCTCCCCGGATCGCCTCGCCGACGACGATTACGACGCCCTCGCGCGCCTGCGCGACGAAGGCAAGCTGCGCGCATTCGGCTTCTCCACGCATGACCGCGCCGTGGCCGTCTCCGCGCTCCAGAAGCACCCCTGGCCCGTCGTGATGACCCGCCACAGCGCCGCCCACCCCGGCGCCGAGGCCCAGCTCCTCCCCGAGGCCCTCGCCCGCGGCACGGGCATCCTCACATTCACGGCCACCTCCTATGGCCGCCTGCTCCGCCCTGCTTCTTCGCTTGGGGCTTCGGATCGCCTTCGGCGTCCTGCGCCCCAAACCCCCAGTGACGACACCCCGGAGACAAAACCCCCGACCGCCCCCGATTGCTACCGATACTCGCTCACCCAGCCCGGCGTGAGCGCCACGCTCACGGCGCCGCGCAGCCACCGCGAGCTCCTCGAAAACCTCACCGTCCTCGCGCGCCCGACCTTGCCCGAGGATGCGCTCCCCGCGCTCCGCGCCCACGGCGAGCGCATTCGGGCCGAAACGCGACGCTTCGATGCCCTCGTCCGCCGCGCGCCGGGCGGCCCGCGCGACCGGCTGCGCGCCTTGCTCGAAGAAGACACCACGCGCCCTGACGAGGCCCTTCCGCCCGAGCCCAAGATGTGA
- a CDS encoding DUF4351 domain-containing protein, which produces MSTRRPRRCSHTCRFGIVLDDISHVDDAELSRRAMTTLGRLVLYLLRYSRSPEELFAGLDRWAEALQQVLRAPNGDAAIAAVMMYLRKVGKREEDEVVMAVRKVVGDSVFDQIFHAGERLEQKGFEWGIEQGIEQGIERGKREGKREGKREGRRDVLARQLMLRFGELPASALETLDTASIEALDRMTDRILTASTLAEVLGTEPPAAPKPARKTPARRASQPRSRKR; this is translated from the coding sequence ATGTCGACGCGGCGACCGCGGCGGTGCTCGCACACGTGCCGGTTCGGGATCGTGCTGGACGACATCAGCCACGTGGACGACGCGGAGTTGTCACGCCGGGCGATGACGACGCTCGGCCGGTTGGTCCTGTACCTCCTCCGTTATTCACGCAGCCCGGAGGAGCTTTTCGCCGGGCTCGACCGGTGGGCAGAGGCACTCCAGCAGGTGCTGCGCGCGCCGAACGGCGATGCTGCGATCGCGGCCGTGATGATGTATCTTCGAAAGGTCGGCAAACGCGAGGAGGACGAGGTGGTCATGGCGGTGCGGAAAGTCGTGGGCGACAGCGTGTTCGATCAGATCTTCCACGCCGGCGAGCGACTCGAGCAGAAGGGGTTCGAATGGGGGATCGAACAGGGAATCGAACAGGGGATCGAGCGGGGCAAGCGCGAGGGCAAGCGCGAGGGCAAGCGCGAAGGCCGTCGCGACGTTCTCGCACGGCAGCTCATGCTCCGCTTCGGCGAGCTCCCCGCCTCCGCCCTGGAAACCCTCGACACGGCCTCGATCGAGGCGCTCGACCGCATGACGGACCGGATCCTGACCGCCTCCACGCTCGCCGAGGTCCTCGGCACCGAACCCCCCGCCGCGCCGAAGCCCGCCCGAAAGACCCCTGCACGCAGGGCCTCGCAACCCCGAAGCCGCAAACGCTGA
- a CDS encoding reverse transcriptase family protein has protein sequence MSLVGLLLELKPLLAGPDANFERVAELLERNQNLAEYEVARFYAGRAFVGPVGKLLRSEDPRERLRGVRIVPLIFARGNAAQHLRRMVKDADNTVAGAARAAVKTLGLADVAPPDRRASAPRFASPTARGGWNPTGWIFGLFRSQYVFRRGAAATRTPPTFDVPALKSRADVAKLVGVKTGVLPALMRPGTGKGSGYVEFEIPKRTGGLRKISAPRVRLKGVQRAILRQILAKLPVHPAAHGFIEERSTLTNASPHVGAAVVVRIDIEDFFPTVHYRRVLGFFLRHYDEQVATTLAGLTTHRAKLPDGTVVWPGALPQGAPTSPALANLVCRRLDARLDALARKTGATYTRYADDLTFSFRDPPARLGRFLWWVNAILQQEGFAENVKKRRIMRKGNRQRVTGLVVDQKPSIPREERRRFKAILSNCRHHGVASQARGKPDFPAWLRGYAAYVRMIHPELGAKWQREVEEILSK, from the coding sequence ATGAGCCTTGTCGGCCTCCTCCTCGAGCTCAAACCTTTGCTCGCCGGTCCCGACGCGAACTTCGAGCGCGTCGCCGAGCTGCTCGAGCGAAACCAGAACCTCGCGGAGTACGAGGTCGCGCGGTTTTACGCGGGGCGCGCCTTCGTCGGGCCCGTGGGCAAGCTCCTGCGCAGCGAGGATCCGCGCGAGCGGCTCCGGGGGGTCCGCATCGTCCCGCTCATCTTCGCCCGGGGAAACGCCGCGCAGCACCTCCGCCGCATGGTCAAGGACGCCGACAACACCGTCGCGGGTGCCGCGCGCGCCGCCGTCAAGACGCTCGGCCTCGCCGATGTCGCGCCGCCCGATCGACGCGCCTCCGCGCCTCGGTTCGCGAGCCCCACCGCGCGCGGCGGCTGGAATCCCACGGGCTGGATCTTCGGGCTCTTTCGGTCCCAATATGTCTTCCGCCGCGGCGCGGCCGCGACCCGGACCCCGCCGACGTTCGATGTCCCCGCGCTCAAGAGCCGCGCCGACGTGGCCAAGCTCGTCGGCGTCAAGACCGGCGTCCTGCCCGCCCTCATGCGCCCCGGCACTGGCAAGGGGAGTGGATACGTCGAGTTCGAGATTCCCAAGCGCACCGGCGGCCTCCGGAAGATCTCCGCGCCCCGCGTCCGCCTGAAGGGCGTCCAGCGCGCCATCCTGCGCCAGATCCTCGCCAAGCTCCCCGTCCACCCCGCGGCCCATGGCTTCATCGAGGAGCGCTCCACCCTCACCAATGCGAGCCCCCACGTCGGCGCCGCCGTCGTCGTGCGTATCGACATCGAGGACTTCTTCCCCACGGTCCATTACCGCCGCGTCCTCGGCTTCTTCCTGCGCCATTACGACGAGCAGGTCGCCACCACGCTCGCCGGCCTCACGACCCACCGCGCCAAGCTGCCGGACGGCACCGTGGTTTGGCCGGGCGCATTGCCGCAGGGCGCGCCCACCTCGCCGGCGCTCGCGAACCTCGTTTGCCGTCGCCTCGACGCGCGCCTCGACGCCCTCGCCCGGAAGACCGGCGCGACGTATACCCGGTACGCCGACGACCTCACGTTCTCCTTCCGCGACCCGCCCGCGCGCCTCGGGCGTTTTCTCTGGTGGGTCAATGCGATCCTCCAGCAGGAGGGCTTCGCCGAGAACGTCAAGAAGCGCCGCATCATGCGCAAGGGCAATCGCCAGCGCGTGACGGGCCTCGTCGTCGACCAGAAGCCGTCCATCCCGCGCGAGGAGCGACGGCGCTTCAAGGCCATCCTGAGCAACTGCCGCCACCACGGCGTGGCCTCGCAGGCCCGCGGCAAACCCGACTTTCCGGCATGGCTCCGCGGATACGCGGCCTACGTGCGTATGATTCACCCCGAGCTCGGCGCGAAATGGCAGCGCGAGGTCGAGGAGATCCTGTCGAAGTGA